A region from the Rhodamnia argentea isolate NSW1041297 chromosome 7, ASM2092103v1, whole genome shotgun sequence genome encodes:
- the LOC115732471 gene encoding L-type lectin-domain containing receptor kinase IV.1-like, producing MFFNILAVLSLLPVLAYAQDASFVHSGFRSAKLSLDGIAGVTSNGLLKLTNDTRQQKGHAFHPEPVQFKNSPNGSVFSFSTAFVFAIQPQYATLSGHGIVFVVAPQRGLPGSLPSQYLGMFNETNNGNDTNHVFGVELDTILSSEFQDINDNHVGIDLNGLKSANSTPAGYYADGGAFKNLTLISSKAMQVWVDYDATETRIDVTLAPVDVQKPKTPLLSLRQDLSSIINQSMYVGFSSSTGSVLTSHYVLGWSFRVNGEAQALALSQLPKLPRIGKKKTSEVLTIGLPLMVLFVISMLISSVVYVIRRKRKFAEVLEDWERDYGPHRFKYKDLYIATKGFREQELLGTGGFGRVYRGILPTSKIEIAVKRVSHESRQGMREFVAEIVSIGRLRHRNIVSLLGYCRRKGELLLVYDYMPNGSLDKYLYSQPKVTLNWGQRFRVIKGVASGLLYLHEGWEQVVIHRDIKASNILLDADLNGRLGDFGLARLYDHGSDPQTTHVVGTLGYLAPEHTRTGKATRNTDVYAFGAFLLEVACGRRPIELREAEDVILVDWVFACWDRGAILEARDPNLGVEFVEEEMELVLKLGLTCSHSDPLMRPSMRLVLQYLEGDLPMPELSSVGLSSGGLTYAHREGFDDVAMSYPSSMYKAFAHSSSSVAESHLSGGR from the coding sequence ATGTTCTTCAACATTCTTGCTGTGCTCTCTCTGCTACCAGTTTTGGCTTACGCGCAAGATGCCAGTTTTGTGCACAGCGGTTTCCGATCGGCCAAACTGAGCCTCGATGGGATCGCCGGGGTCACCTCCAATGGCCTCCTGAAGCTGACCAACGACACCAGACAGCAGAAGGGCCATGCCTTCCATCCCGAGCCGGTCCAGTTCAAGAACTCGCCGAACGGCTCTGTTTTCTCCTTCTCCACCGCATTCGTCTTTGCGATTCAACCGCAGTACGCGACTCTGAGCGGCCATGGGATCGTCTTTGTGGTCGCGCCCCAGAGAGGCCTCCCCGGGTCCCTGCCCAGCCAATACCTCGGCATGTTCAACGAAACCAACAACGGCAACGACACCAATCATGTGTTTGGGGTGGAACTTGACACGATCCTCAGCAGCGAGTTTCAGGACATCAACGACAATCATGTCGGAATCGACTTGAACGGGTTGAAATCAGCAAACTCAACTCCGGCAGGGTATTATGCAGATGGTGGGGCGTTCAAGAATTTGACTCTAATCAGCAGCAAAGCAATGCAAGTTTGGGTGGACTACGATGCAACTGAAACGCGGATCGATGTCACATTGGCTCCGGTCGATGTGCAAAAACCGAAgactccccttctctctctgaGGCAGGATCTCTCATCCATCATCAACCAGAGCATGTATGTCGGCTTCTCGTCATCGACCGGTTCAGTCCTAACTTCTCACTATGTTCTGGGCTGGAGCTTCAGGGTAAATGGAGAGGCACAGGCACTTGCCCTGTCCCAACTTCCTAAGCTTCCTCGGATTGGTAAGAAGAAGACGTCGGAAGTGCTGACTATAGGGCTACCACTGATGGTCCTTTTCGTTATATCGATGCTGATCTCGAGCGTAGTTTATGtaataagaaggaaaaggaaattcgCAGAGGTCCTCGAAGATTGGGAGAGGGATTACGGCCCACACCGGTTCAAATACAAGGATCTCTATATCGCAACAAAAGGATTCCGGGAGCAAGAGCTATTAGGGACGGGTGGGTTCGGTCGAGTCTACAGAGGGATCTTACCCACATCGAAGATAGAGATCGCGGTGAAGAGGGTCTCCCATGAATCGAGACAAGGCATGAGGGAATTCGTAGCGGAGATCGTCAGCATCGGTCGGCTTCGTCACCGCAACATAGTCTCGCTTCTCGGTTACTGCCGCCGGAAAGGGGAGTTGCTCTTGGTGTACGACTACATGCCCAATGGGAGCCTCGACAAGTACCTCTATAGCCAACCAAAGGTCACCCTCAATTGGGGGCAAAGATTCAGGGTGATCAAAGGAGTGGCGTCTGGGCTGCTCTATCTGCACGAAGGGTGGGAGCAAGTGGTGATCCACAGGGATATAAAGGCAAGTAACATCTTGCTGGATGCCGACTTAAATGGAAGACTCGGAGATTTCGGGCTGGCGAGACTGTACGACCACGGATCTGACCCGCAAACGACTCACGTGGTAGGAACGCTCGGTTATCTCGCCCCTGAGCACACGCGAACCGGCAAGGCCACTAGGAACACGGACGTGTATGCCTTTGGCGCGTTTTTGCTCGAGGTCGCCTGCGGGAGAAGGCCTATAGAGCTTCGGGAGGCGGAGGACGTGATACTAGTGGACTGGGTATTTGCTTGCTGGGACCGAGGTGCCATTCTCGAGGCAAGAGATCCGAACTTGGGGGTGGAGTTtgtggaagaagagatggagttgGTGCTGAAACTCGGGTTGACGTGTTCCCACTCCGACCCGTTGATGAGGCCGAGCATGCGTCTAGTGTTGCAGTACTTGGAGGGTGATCTCCCGATGCCGGAATTGTCGTCCGTCGGCCTTTCCTCCGGCGGGCTAACGTACGCTCATCGCGAAGGTTTTGATGATGTGGCCATGTCTTATCCGTCCTCCATGTACAAGGCATTCGCGCACTCGTCTTCTTCTGTCGCAGAATCGCATCTCTCAGGTGGACGATGA
- the LOC115728424 gene encoding tropinone reductase 1-like isoform X3 has product MGSADASFNDRRWSLKGKTALVTGGTRGIGYAIVEELAGLGARVHTCSRSEKELNERVEEWQGKGFLVSSSVCDLTCSAQKEDLIKTVSSVFDGKLNILVNNAATLVLKRALDHTPEDCSYVLKTNLESPYHLCQLAHPLLKASGDGNIVFISSVAGLRALPALSMYSASKGAINQLTKNLACEWAKDNIRINTVAPWGVKTTIAKPDPEIREEFMKLIAQTPLRRLGEPKEISSMVAFLCLSAASYVTGQVISVDGGYTAGS; this is encoded by the exons ATGGGAAGTGCTGATGCGAGCTTCAACGACAGAAGGTGGTCGCTGAAAGGCAAGACCGCTTTGGTCACCGGGGGAACCAGAGGGATTGG GTACGCGATCGTAGAAGAGCTGGCAGGGCTCGGCGCGAGGGTTCACACGTGCTCTCGCAGCGAGAAAGAGCTCAATGAGCGAGTGGAAGAGTGGCAGGGTAAAGGGTTTCTAGTGAGCAGTTCGGTTTGCGACCTCACTTGCAGTGCCCAAAAGGAAGATCTGATTAAGACTGTCTCCTCTGTTTTTGATGGCAAACTGAACATTCTG GTGAACAATGCGGCGACACTTGTTCTTAAGAGAGCACTGGATCACACACCGGAGGACTGCTCTTACGTGTTGAAAACCAACCTTGAGTCCCCTTACCATCTGTGCCAACTCGCACATCCGCTCCTGAAAGCTTCAGGAGACGGCAACATTGTGTTTATCTCCTCAGTTGCCGGTCTACGAGCTCTGCCTGCACTCTCAATGTACTCTGCTTCCAAAG GTGCTATCAATCAGCTAACAAAGAACTTGGCATGTGAATGGGCCAAAGACAATATCCGGATCAACACCGTCGCTCCGTGGGGCGTGAAAACAACCATTGCGAAACCT GATCCGGAAATCAGAGAGGAGTTCATGAAGCTGATTGCGCAAACGCCTCTCCGTCGGTTGGGAGAGCCTAAGGAGATCTCGTCCATGGTCGCGTTTCTTTGCCTTTCTGCGGCTTCATATGTCACGGGGCAGGTCATTAGTGTGGATGGTGGTTATACAGCGGGCTCCTAA